The following proteins are encoded in a genomic region of Methanomicrobia archaeon:
- a CDS encoding diphthine synthase: MLTFVGLGLYDEKDITVKGLEAIRAADTVFAEFYTSPLGGKAIDTMEALFGKPIVLLDRSDIEEHAEERILSRAKDQNVVLLSGGDAMIATTHVDLRLRAIDRGIETRVIHAPSISSAVAGICGLQNYKFGKSVTVSPPYKDVISEVPYDTIKANKERGLHTLLYLDLSMRINDAVELLEAVEVKRGGTVLKESIFVGIARAGSDKPVVKADHLEALKHYEFGELPHVLIVTGERHFLEKEALIKIAGAPEDI; this comes from the coding sequence ATGCTCACGTTCGTTGGTCTCGGCCTGTACGATGAAAAGGACATAACCGTGAAAGGGTTGGAGGCGATACGAGCGGCAGATACCGTTTTCGCTGAGTTCTACACCTCGCCGCTGGGTGGCAAAGCGATCGATACGATGGAGGCGCTGTTCGGCAAGCCAATCGTTCTATTAGACCGCAGCGACATCGAGGAGCACGCAGAGGAAAGGATCTTATCGCGTGCAAAGGATCAAAACGTAGTGCTGCTCAGTGGCGGCGATGCGATGATTGCCACGACGCACGTCGATCTGCGGCTCCGAGCGATCGATAGAGGGATAGAGACGCGAGTGATACACGCGCCGTCCATTTCATCGGCAGTTGCTGGCATCTGCGGCCTTCAGAATTACAAGTTCGGTAAATCCGTAACGGTTTCGCCACCGTACAAGGACGTCATCTCAGAAGTGCCTTATGATACGATAAAGGCGAACAAGGAGCGTGGGCTGCATACGCTGCTCTATCTCGATCTCTCGATGCGTATCAACGATGCGGTCGAGTTACTGGAGGCAGTAGAAGTTAAAAGGGGTGGAACTGTGCTTAAAGAATCGATATTCGTGGGAATTGCACGAGCAGGCTCTGACAAGCCGGTGGTGAAAGCGGATCATTTAGAGGCGTTGAAGCATTACGAATTCGGCGAGCTGCCGCACGTGCTCATCGTTACCGGCGAACGCCATTTCCTTGAGAAGGAGGCGCTGATTAAGATCGCAGGGGCGCCAGAAGATATTTGA